The nucleotide window AAGTGCGATATCAAGAACCATTtctctttccatttttttttttttcagtgactcttgaaattgattaaggGTTTTCTTTATATGTTAGCAACTAACATGTCAAAATTTTGTGCAATTTCATTAGATAAAATGAGATAGTGAATTGAATTGTTCTTCATGACCCATTATATCtccatattttaattgattgaatctCTTTAGGACTTTCTTAAACCATTAACGTGCAAGATTCATCCTAAAAATTTgttgtttcataaaaaaaaaaactaattttttttggagagaTTTAAAgctattataattaaaagaaaactataccaaataaaaaagttagaggattaaaataaaacttgctTATTTTTATTAGGTGGACGTAAACAAACAGAAATAGAGAGAAACGAAATTACTGCCTTGGGAAGACAACACCCAAGGGGTCAGCTAACAGCATACTATGTATCTCTAAAATTGAAACTAGGATGCTACCTTAAATTATAAACTGTtgagaatatataaaaaaagataatgagaaaaataatgttattttttaatcaacaattgattttttctataaattaaattataaattcaaaagaatttaatagatatattttatcattgttAAGGTATTTTATTGTCAACTACTAATTAAGAATTatcatcaatataattttttaaataattattataaaagtcatgTTTGTGTTACCATTAGCATCTCACAAACATAAGTTGGCAAAAGGATGCATTTCCTTATAAGTTGGAAGTGTCTCAGAATAAACATTGCAACAATTCTAACAGTTTTCCTAACATGTGTTGATTGATTCAATTAATGAACATTGATTCggtattatcttttaaaaatgatgattaaaagttttttttggaaaggaCAATGATTCAAAGTTAATAAATGCTTACACATatattaagttaatatttttttatccatagaaTCAAAGATACTAATTACATATTCTTTACACTATCAACTAAATTAGACATTTATTAAGCATATGTAAACtagtttatacatatttttttatttcttactatATAAATATACTAAATACTAATGATTTCTTAAAATGTTTATCATTGGTATTAATAGAtacccaaacaaaaaaaaatcattttgcatacaaaaataatttataattaaactcTCACATTTAAAGAGATTTTCTAaatgaataacaatttttttaagaaaagcaAAAATACACAATATCAAGTTCTTATTAATTATCACACCgagaaattatttttgtaaaaaaaatattatacatcaattgtgtaaaaaaaattatattatattttaaaaattatattaataatgatttcGGATTAGTTAAtgatagaatatattttttttacattagattATAATTTTACTTGACTTAAAAAATACCAATGATAATCTTTACTGCTGAACTCAAGGAGAACTTAACTTAAGTCCTGAATGCTCACAAGTTAGGGctggtttgtttaaatttaaaataattttttttaaaaaaatgttttttaaataagtagaaaatatttttaaaaaaataaaaaaaatagactaaaaaattattcattttattaaaataaatgcttttttcaaaaaataaatttaaacagagTCAACCTTAATTAATAATGGCATTTAGCTTGACTTGCATTAATGTCTGGATATCCataatttcagacaaaaaaggggaaaaagtaGTAGTAACAATTTAGGATTGTGgtgtgttgttgttgtattgtaGGTATTGGTGGGTGAAATCAAAAACCCTAGCCCTCACTCTCATCACTTTTTTTGAGCTATGTTTCAAGAGAGTTAGTTAGGGATAATAGGGCAGGGAAGAATAAGAGGGATGTACAAAGAACGAGAGCGAGTTGGTGTTTCTGTTTCCGCTTCCAAATCGGAGGATCGGAAGCGAATCAACGACGTTCTCGATAAGCACTTGGAACGATCCTCTCCTTCCACTTCTCGCCCCATCACCTCCGCCTCCAAGAATTCCAACCTCCAAGGTACTATCTTTTCAAACATAGATAGGTAAATGAATATGCTTTAGGACATTGCTTTTgttaatttaatgtataataTGCTTCAAAAGTTGGTGAATGTGCAATTGGGGAAACTGGGCTAACGTGATAATGATATTAATAATTTGGTGTGCAGTGGAGGAATCTGAAACGGAGAGTGAAGAGTCTGATGTTAGTGGCTCTGATGGGGATGACACCTCTTGGATCTCGTGGTTCTGTAATCTCAGAGGGAATGAGTTCTTTTGTGAGGTGGATGATGATTACATACAGGATGACTTTAACCTATGTGGGTTGAGCAGTCAAGTGCCCTACTATGATTATGCCCTTGATTTGATTCTCGACGTCGAGTCGTCCCATGGTGAGTTTGTGTGTTTTGTACTTTGTTGTGCGAAAAAATTGTTAGCATTGAAGATGAATTTGAATTGCtgtgatatgattatgtgataTCGAGGATTCAAAACACGGTCAGCAATTGTGGTTTTGGCCTCAATGTTACGGTTTTTTCGTTTCTGAGGTTTCTGTGACTGCAATTTCCGTCAATATCAAGGATTGCAACAAAAGCAGAGCTGGGgctgcaatttaaaaccttgttaagtgttcattttttttataatggctGCTTGGTTTGGTTGGAGTTTGTAGGTGACATGTTCACGGAGGAACAGAATGAGTTGATTGAATCAGCGGCGGAAATGCTTTATGGTCTGATTCATGCCAGATATGTGTTGACCAGCAAAGGAATGGCTGCCATGGTAAGTTTTTTATTGGTTGATTGACACTCTTTTTGTTCTTTATCATCCTGGAGATTAGCACTGTTAGTGACGTCGTTGGAACTTTTGCAGCTTGACAAATACAAGAACTATGATTTTGGCAGATGCCCAAGAGTTTACTGCTCTGGACAGCCCTGCCTTCCAGTTGGTCAATCAGACATTCCTAGGTCAAGTACTGTGAAAATATACTGCCCTAGGTGTGAAGATCTTTACTATCCACGTTCCAAGTATCAAGGCAGTATCCTTATATCTATTACTTTACCCTTTTTTTGTGGGGGAATTTGAGCTGATGCTCTGTTTctgaaattttattatattctcGGGCCTCTCATTTCATCTTTGCTCGAGTTTCTTTCATGAGTCTGACCATAGCAGTTTGTGAGGATTATactttttggttttggtttattTGGAAATTCACTTCTTACTTAATTAAACCAGTTTCTGTTTgctttcttaaaagaaaaaaaaaaagagagagagagagagaaaagaatggCATGTGGAGCATAAACTATTTTCTGAATATGATTAACCATATATAAGAATTTCTGGAAattctgctttttttttatcttttttctgaaAGTATACTTGTATGTCTTGTTTATGTGGACTATACTATACTGGTCCCTAATGGAGAAGAGGAAGTAATATTCAGATAACGAGTAGTTTAAGTTTAACTGTTATGAGAAGTAGGGTTCATGATCTAGATATTTTAGTAAGAGATATCTGATATCGGGCAAGTGTTTGAtgatatatgaaaattataccGTATTTTCTTCTTTGACAAAATTTATATCTGAATTGTACTTCTAGCTGTTGTATGCTTCAAAACATAAGAACTGTTTCTGAAAACTTTGGTTGGCATACTTATGTTTAGAAAATGCTGCAGGAAGTGTACAACTTTTTGGAATTGTAAAATCTTTGGAGCAGCAGTTTTCTTTaacctttctttctctctcgaAGTTAAGGAAGTTTGATCATTCTGATAtttcagtttatttttaaattgcctGACATTACTTTGTTATTTGTTTGGCTTCTGCATTCTTCGTGTAGATCGTTGATCTTTTAAAATCTGATGAATATATGACTTTTGGTATGATTTATGTCACTCTGTTTGGGCTATATGTAATTGTGGTTTAAATTTTACTCCAAAATTTCCTTAAGTCTATCTAGACATTGATGGGGCTTACTTTGGAACTACATTTCCACACCTCTTCTTGATGACTTATGGACAACTGAAGCCACAGAAACCAGCACAAGGCTATGTTCCAAGAGTTTTTGGGTTCAAAGTTCACAAGCCATAAAGCTGAAGTTGAAGCTTTCATGAAAGTAAAAATCTGCCCGTGTCTCATTTAACTCTTCCTTATGGTTCTCTTTGCAACATCCGGCAAATCATATGCTTTCCAAACCAGTACAATCTAGGCATCTGTTTTAATTGTTATAGGagcttgttgtaaagaaatatgCAGACATGCGAAGCAAGTGCTTAGTTTCAGCTTCAGATTCAATGAGAAAGTGCTTAGGTACTTGATGATACTTTTTAATGACTGTTTACGAATTGTATTCTTGCGATTAACTTAATATTGTCTATGGTTATGTCTCGAACTACAAATACCCTgctatttttatattgttttattccATTTCTCCCAATTTCTGTAGCCTTTGAATTTGTGGATTTGCTCCCAATGGATTCATACATTACTAATTTCCAAGTTCACTTGCTTGGATGTTATACTCAGCTATCCAACATTATTGGTTATTTGGAATGTGAATGCACAATATGACCTCAAGTCTGTCTGTCTTTTCTCCTGAATATATGATTGCTGACTTGTGAAACCTCTCACTATGCACTTGTTTGTGTGCATACATAATTACTTCCTAGTTCCTAGACACTGAAGATTTCTTTCCACTGCTGAAAAAGTTAGCTATTATCTGTTCATCTGGCGTATGCATGATACAAAGACAGTTTTAGGGCTGGGAGCACGGGATAAGCTATTGTCTTTTATTCTTTAACTACCATTTTGCTGAATCTCTCAATTCAGCTCTGTGAACTTGTTACTCCCCAGACTGAcataacaaacataaaatttaagtgATTATAAATCcttggcttaaatatgttttgtcCTTTAAATTAGgtcattttgtttttggtctctcaaatttaaatgatttttagtcttcaattttgaaaaatgcttttaGTCCTTTATGCAGTAAAGAACTGTCACAGATTGTGTATCTAAACCACAACAAATCTGTAATGagaaactaaaaagaatatttttcaaaattgaagaactaaaaagtaaaatttaaatgtgaaggaCCAAAAACAAAAGTTACCTAAATTTGAGGGATTAAAATCATATCTAAGCTTAAACTTAAAACTTAATTctattaaattcaaattgattaaaaattaaaaacaagaaaattaccTATCACTCGGGTTAGTTAAGTTGTtgtaatttgataaaattgccTGCGATTTATGCTTATAATAATCTTCTGAGTGGGCTTTTACAGCACCTTCAGTATTAGTAAAATATTTAGAATACTTCTTTTTTCTATCACTTTCACATCAAAACAAGGAGAAAATTACCACCCCAAATGCGATTATACAATTCCTTTTCATTTCCCGCAACTGAGTTGTCTCCAAAGGCACTAAATACATCTCATTCTTACTATGATTCGGCTAGGTTAACTTGCTGCCAATTACCAACATTTTCAATTGGTTTTTTCTTCGAAGTGGTCACCTACGCGTGATGAGTTGATTTGCATCACTTTAATGTTGTATTTGgtttagaagagaaaaatagaataagCAAAAATAGGAGATATAATTTGAAAAGGGCAGaataaagtataaataaaatgatgttttgttgtttgatttAAGAGAAATGGGTGAAAAATAGAATAGAAATAAGATAATATTGTAAATTTGTTAGGTATAGATGAGATAGGGAGGAGATAATTAAATAGACACAAAATACTACTGTAGCCTTATGTGAGTAGGTATGATAACCAACAAAAAGAATTAACTATGTTTTTGGTAACTTTTTAGAATTTTTCACTTTTAGTACTTATGGTCTTAGTCTCTTAAGTTTTGGTCCATTATTGTTTTTAGTCCTTCCGttaagtttcatttttaattgatgAGGTGATAAGTGTGAGTGACTCGTGTTAATATTTTGtgacaattcaatttttttttgtttaaaccgCCACACAAAATGATTAGTGactcatttaaaattttcaaaaaggtTGAGGGAAAGGGGACTTTCAATTTCTTAACGCAGAAACCGGTGCCTATTTCTAAAATAGATTTTATTGAATGAGAAGGGTAGAGAATCTCTAAATCTAACAGTTTCTTTGACATTCTCAACCTTCCTCTCAACACATTTTATTCACCACTCTTGTTACAGACCAccttccttctccttctcaaCCCCATATCCCGATGCCCCTAAACACCACCTTTTCCCTCCAAGTGGAGAATTTGATGCGTCGTCAACGTCGATGAGTAGGGTGATAGTTGGATCTTTCCTATAGGACTCTTAGTGCAAGAGAGAAATTAAGTATGAATAGGGTGATAGTTTGTAGGGGTTTGGTGGTTCATGATTATTTGGTACTTGCGTacgtttttaattttgtaataactTTTAGAGCGTGGAGGCATGCTTATTTCAAAGTCTGCTTAGGGTAATTTTTTGGGCATTTTTGTTAAGATACTTTGTGCTGTAAATGAATTGGAAATTGATTTCAGAAAGTGAGAGGTTGAATGATTTGTTGTTTACATTAAGCTCATCTTAAGAATTTTCTGACAATTCTTAACTGTCAGAAATTACAAAAGTCATGTCACCATTTAATAGCTATACTTGACGATAAACAATTTATGAAAGTTTTTTACcgtcaggaaaaaaaaaaccttcacaaaatataatggTCATGTCACCATTTAACAGCCATACTTAAcaataaagattaaaagtaTTAACGGATCAAAACTTTAGGGATTaaaatccataaaaaaattgtttaatgactaaaaataaaaacctcAAGAAGTTCAAGAACAAAAAACATAGGTAACTACAACGAGAATAGTCTTCTTTCtcctaaaaaaattgattttttttttttgcctaaaaTTATCTTGTCAAAAATTTTAAACTCCCAATGAGTGTCACCCCCTACTCAAAAGACAGAAATGTGGCCTTTGTGCCCCATAAATCAAACTCGTGAGAAACATGTTCATTTTTCCTCACAAAAATACCAATGTACCCTTATGTGAGTAGGTATAATAACTAATGAAAATCATCTTTTtcctaaaaatatgattttgaacCTAAAATTATCTTcttacataaaattttaaactaacgATGAGAGTTCCCCCCTACTCAAAAGATAGAAATTTAACCTCTGGGCCCCCACGAACCAAACTCGTGAGCAACATTTTCGTCTTTCGTCAATTAATTTTGTCGTGCAAACCGAACACAACCTAAAAGAACACTTTCAGAGGGAAAAGGCCATGGGGAGATACCGTTTGTGATCCATGGATCTCCAATTAGGAAACCGTATCCAAGCTTCGCGACTAGTCTGCACTCTTTGGACTTTTAAAACTTAGCGAGTTGAAACATCTTAGTAGCTAAAGGAAGGGAAATCAACCCAGACCCCGTTAGTAGCGACGAGCGAGAGCGGATTTGCGTTTCGATGAGAAATACAAGACAAAAAAAGGAACCCATCATGACTTCAGATGTTGGATACATACCCCAAATATGCATTTAAccttgaaattttttatcacGGCCAGTCATTGAGCTCACAATAAGCATTGGGCTCTCCATCATGTGTGTTTGAATACTAGTCGGTTTCAATAAACACACGTCTGAGCGTCAATCTTACACTGACCTACATTTAAACACTGGAGAATGCAAGACCTCTTACACTTCCCTTGCTTTTACGTTTATACATTCGCAAGTGTAAAACTTCCATTGAACTAATCAAAAGGCAATCACCCTGTCAGCGTCTAGAGGCACATAGTATTATATGATCGTACAAAACCGAAAAAAATACCAAATCATTATTTTGATATGCCCAAGCAAAAGTTTATTTGGAAGATGAGATATTTCAACGTAGAGGTTTATTGTAAGGTAAAATCTATGATGCAAACGTTGAACAAAATCAGACGGCTAAATATGAACAAAAGGACAATTGTTATACACCTTTCTAGTTGCTACTCATAAATAGCAGATTGGCAGCAGCCGCACCCGAGATTACTTTAGttcttaattttatgaattattcTTCACAAAATATTCACTATAGTCTATAGCACACAATAACATTTTGCAAAATTAGAGGCTttacaaaaaccaaaaagaccCAAGACTAAACCAAAAACCATCTCCGTGATACAAACCTAAAATCTTCACACATCCAATTCAAAATGGTATTATAAATGCTACCTTCTATATCAAAAACTACATGATCGAaagcttcacattcaatttttaATGCTTTTTAATGCAACCTCTAATTCGCTAGAATCGTGAACAAATACATACACCATCAA belongs to Glycine soja cultivar W05 chromosome 5, ASM419377v2, whole genome shotgun sequence and includes:
- the LOC114412233 gene encoding putative casein kinase II subunit beta-4, yielding MYKERERVGVSVSASKSEDRKRINDVLDKHLERSSPSTSRPITSASKNSNLQVEESETESEESDVSGSDGDDTSWISWFCNLRGNEFFCEVDDDYIQDDFNLCGLSSQVPYYDYALDLILDVESSHGDMFTEEQNELIESAAEMLYGLIHARYVLTSKGMAAMLDKYKNYDFGRCPRVYCSGQPCLPVGQSDIPRSSTVKIYCPRCEDLYYPRSKYQGNIDGAYFGTTFPHLFLMTYGQLKPQKPAQGYVPRVFGFKVHKP